The Microbacterium horticulturae region GCAAGGCCCAGAGTGAGCATGACGACTTCCATGGTGCGCGCTGCCGCGGTGAGGTAGTACCCGTCGACGGCGTCACGCGCGGCGGTGGTCAGGCCGATGCCCGATAGCAGCATGATGATTCCCGAGATGACGATGACCGTCGGATGGTTCGCTCCCGGCAGCTCCACCCCCATCGACCGCAGCGAGTACATGAACACGGCGATCGCGGTGATAGCCGCCGCGCAGGCGATCTGCGAGAAGAAGACGGCGATCCCCCACTTGGCCAGACGCCGCCCGATAAGGTCGGCGACGACGGCGGATGCTGCGGCCACCAGCGCGAGCACGAGGCTGGCGTTGAACATCACGACGACTCCGCCGGCGAGCACCGCCATGCCGAGAGTGACGACCCAGCGCCGGTACGGATGCGGCTGGTTCAGGATTGTGCTCAGCCGGTCGCGCGCGTCGTCGACGTCGACGGCGCCGCCCGTGGTGACGATCTCGTCGATGAGCCGATACACCGCCTGCAGCCGCGTGTAGTCGATGGTGCGCACCTTGACGACGCGCATGATCGAGATCGGGTCCTCGTCCAGTCCGCGGTGCACCGAGATCGTGATCGACGTGAACGCGATGTCGACATGCACGTTCATCAGCCCGTAGATCCCGCTGATGCGCAGCACGGTGGCCACGACGTCGGCTGTGGTCGCGCCGGTCGCCAGCATCGCCTCACCGCTGCGCAGACACAGGTCGATGACCGCACGCGCGTGTCTCTGCGAGAGCGCGTCGGCGCTCCACGGGATCGAGACGCGCTGCGTGGGCGGAAAGGCCGTCCGCACGATCTCGCCGGTGAACGCGCGCATCCGCGCTGCCCACCACATGCGCAGCCGGCCCTCCGATTCGATCTCGCGCGTCACGGTTCCAGCCTAGGCGCGCCGCGTTCTGCGGCAAGGGCGCAGGAGACGGGTGGATGCCGCGGCCCGCGGGCTCCCTCACCCCGCGGCCTCGGCCTCCAGCCGGGCGCGGTCGGTGATCGCCGTCCAGCGCCGACCCGAGTCGATGACCCCCTCACGGTGCCAGCGGCTCATCACGCGCGACACCGACTCGGGGGTCGAGCGGGCGAGCCCGGCGAGATCGGCGCGCGTCAGCGGTACCTCGATGAGCACCCCGCCTGAACCCTGGTCTTCGCCGAGCTTGTCGGCCAGGCGCAGCAGCGCGGTAGCCACGCGCCGCGCGACCGTGTCGGAGCTCTGCCCGCCGATGTCGGCATGAGCCCGCGCAAGCCGTGCGGCGACGTCGTCGAGCACGCACAGCGCCACGGCCGGATGCTCGGCCAGCACCTCGCGGAACGCCTCCTGCCCGATCTGCAGCACGCAGGAGCCGACGAGCGCTGTCGCCGACTGGCGGTGCACAGGTTCGCCGAGCGTTCCCATCGCGCCGAAGAGCTCACCGGGTCCGAGCACGTCGGCGACGGTCTCGGCGCCCGACGCCGTGGTCTGCGTGAGCTTGATACGTCCCTCGGCGACGATGTGCAGGTGCCCGGCCGGGTCGCCGGCGCGGTAGACGCTCTCGCCCTCGCGCCAAGACGTCACCTGCATGCGGTCGTCGATGCGCGCGAGCTCAGTGTCGGCCAGACCCGCGAAGTACGGCGCGCGCTGCAGCGCCCACAGACGCACCGGCCGCGGGCACACGTGCGGCAGCCGCACCTCGCGCAGCGGAATCCGTCGCCGCGCACCGGCCTCCGGCGCCGTGCTGCCCATGCCTTTGAGCGTACGCGAGGCACCGTGCCACCGGGCGTCCGGCCCATGCCCGTGAGACTGCAACTCCCGGACGAGAATGCGGTTGCTTCCCCCTGTCTCAGCGAGGGTTGCCGCATCACCGATCGGTCGTGGGGAGTGGATGCCGCAGCCGCCCGATCTGCGGTTGATTGACGTGCGTCATGGTCGGGGCGTGGCATCCCTTCTACTTTCAGAACATCAGCAGAAGGGAACCGCCATGAACACGGCCACCACCACCCACACCACACTGCGCGGCCAGGGCTTCGCGTGCCCCTCGTGCGTCGGCAAGATCGAGAAGCAGCTGAAGCGCCTGCCCGGGGTCCAGCACGTGACCGTGCACTTCGCCTCCGGCCGCATCGAGGTCGACCACGACCTCACCGTGATCAGCGCCAGCGAGCTCGTCACCGCGGTCGGCAAGGTCGGCTATTCGGCGTTGGTCTCGACGTTCTGAGCGGAGGGACACCGTGCGTCATCTGATTCGCAGCAGCCGCAGCCTTGGCAGCCTTCGGGTCTTCCACAGCCGGTGGGGCGTCCCCGCGGTCGCGGGCGCGCTCATCGCCCTCTCGTTCGGGTTGTCGAAGCTGTTCGGCCTCACGGTGTGGGGCGATGCGTTCATGCTCGCGGCGGCGGCGACCGCCGGCATCCCGATCATCCTCTCCGCGCTGCGTGCGCTGCGGGCCAAAGTCGTGGGCATCGACCTGCTCGTGTCGGTCGCGGCGATCGGCGCCGTGGTGCTCGGCGAGCTGTGGG contains the following coding sequences:
- a CDS encoding threonine/serine ThrE exporter family protein → MTREIESEGRLRMWWAARMRAFTGEIVRTAFPPTQRVSIPWSADALSQRHARAVIDLCLRSGEAMLATGATTADVVATVLRISGIYGLMNVHVDIAFTSITISVHRGLDEDPISIMRVVKVRTIDYTRLQAVYRLIDEIVTTGGAVDVDDARDRLSTILNQPHPYRRWVVTLGMAVLAGGVVVMFNASLVLALVAAASAVVADLIGRRLAKWGIAVFFSQIACAAAITAIAVFMYSLRSMGVELPGANHPTVIVISGIIMLLSGIGLTTAARDAVDGYYLTAAARTMEVVMLTLGLAIGIWVTIGVAFRLGVPASVGTSLGSGRGLWAGMLGVALIGIGFALTSYVRFGLAPLMAADAVIVFAVYYLLRPLMPQPGLAAGIAGAVAGIIAYLAYRWIKVPEAAMAMAGIIGLIPGLAFYQGLYALIGDDFEPSAAAPALLSAAATGLGLAAGTAIGGYIARLSFGLDRSARIAQRRGRVRR
- a CDS encoding Crp/Fnr family transcriptional regulator — protein: MGSTAPEAGARRRIPLREVRLPHVCPRPVRLWALQRAPYFAGLADTELARIDDRMQVTSWREGESVYRAGDPAGHLHIVAEGRIKLTQTTASGAETVADVLGPGELFGAMGTLGEPVHRQSATALVGSCVLQIGQEAFREVLAEHPAVALCVLDDVAARLARAHADIGGQSSDTVARRVATALLRLADKLGEDQGSGGVLIEVPLTRADLAGLARSTPESVSRVMSRWHREGVIDSGRRWTAITDRARLEAEAAG
- a CDS encoding heavy-metal-associated domain-containing protein; the encoded protein is MNTATTTHTTLRGQGFACPSCVGKIEKQLKRLPGVQHVTVHFASGRIEVDHDLTVISASELVTAVGKVGYSALVSTF